In Engraulis encrasicolus isolate BLACKSEA-1 chromosome 15, IST_EnEncr_1.0, whole genome shotgun sequence, the genomic window GACAATGGGGAACAGATAATGGAGGACAATCACTCTCGCTAATATTTAATGATTAGAGATAAAAAATATTGACCATTAATGCCCACGGACAATAATTAGACAAGTAAGAAAATAGAATAGTTAAACAGTTTCGCTGTGTTAATGCCTCGTCTGCATGTATTATTTAAAATCATTAGCAATATAATTATTTTTTATAAATTATCATTATTACGCTCACTAACAGGCATTAGGTCATACAGTGGCATGCAATGTACAACTCTGTTTAATAGATGCATAAATCTAATGTGTGACAATGCGGCTAACTAGCAAAAGCAAGCCACACTATTGGCCCCATCATTATCAGCACGATTCATTTAAAAAATCATTTACTTGAACAGACATTTTATGGGAGCTGAATGTGTCTGAATGTGTCTACTGTATTTCCACAGAATATGGTCTTTTCAAGTGGAATAGCCTCATTTTAAGAGGAACAGATAATTGGAGACCAATAACCAGAAGAATGTCAATAAAAAGGTTTTGCGTACTGTTTATTTCTAGAatacatgcacagtacacactATACTGCACAGTATACTGTTTTCAATAACTATACTTAATGTTTGACAAACTGTATGTGAATATTTATGTTATGTGATGACGATGGATGCTTGAGGCCTCACCTCtcccatgtacagtatgtggcccaCTGGGCTGACCACGCAGGCGGTACCGGATCCGAACATCTCCTTGACCCGGCCGTCCTTCAGGGCCCGGCGCAGGTCCGACATGGTCAGGTACCTCTCACACACCTTAAACTCACCCTAGtggagaaatcacacacacacacacacacatacacacacacacgcgcacacacacacacgcgtgcacacacacacacacgcgcacacacacacacacctcttaaacAAAGACACCTCACAAGATACCAGTTATTTTTTGCTGTCTGTCTATAGTGTATCATTAATTGAGCATTTATCTGCATTATTCTGTGCATATTATTAAAATCATATCTGACAGGTCTGAACATGTGTGTTGGAGACTGTAGGGAATAGACCATGCACACAGGAGTGTATTCTCCAGTTCTTATCCAATGGGGATGGGGTACAATTTACTTATGGGAAGCACTCTACGGTGGAGCCATGCCTGGACCAGTTCTATAATGCATTTGcttgtatactcatgaacggagtgacgttttccatgtgcgttacgcccatttgtgggggaaaacaacccatgcaagtcaattggtaatgTCTGGGTTTAATAagcgaaagatacggacctgtacactagcgttgttcacgcgcaacatgccgaaaatgtgttgtgttgccggctgttcaaataatatagccaaacagccgtggatgaagcatggaatgtgttaatttaggctagccaatgtagcatgtaagtaaatgagacatttggtttgttttcacccataaagggtcGTAATGCAAATTTAAGagtaaagtacccggatggccgttcatgagaaTATGGAACAGTGTGCCCATGCCTGTGCCAGTTCTGGCACAGGCATGGGCACACTGTTCCATATACACCAATGCATGTCTATGGCAACGGCCTATGTGGAACTGCGTACCCATGCCTGTGCCAGTTCTAGAATGCATACTGTATCTATGGCAACTCCCTATGTGGAACTGCGTACCCATGCCTGTGCCAGTTCTAGAATGCTCTGCCGTGTGATGCCGGGCAGGATGACTCCATCCAGGGGGGGCGTCGCCAGCTCATCCTCTGaggtaaacaaacaacaaacaaataaacaaacgggTAAACATACTGGTAAATACAATAAATTAAACACGGCAAATAAACTGGTTAACTAATTCATACATAAAATAAGCTGGTAAACAGACGTAAGTGAATACACAAGcatttaaaacacacagacagacagacagacagacagacagacagacagacagacagacagacagacacacacacacacacacacacacacacacacacacacacacacacacacacacacacacacacacacacacacacacacacacacacatttatacaagcacacaagtatacacacaaaAACCATGTTGTtgaatacacacatacgtacactaaCACTATATATGGATACACACGCAGGTAAACAaagcaaacaagcacacaagtaaacaaacagacagagacacaaactcacacacagagacacacaagaaGTGTTGCCATCTGGTGCTGTAGCTGTGCTTTAGACTGCCTACAGAGAGCCCAGTgcagtaggccagtgtttctcaacctttttttaggcaaggcaccctttcaattcatgaaaatttttaggcaccccaaaccaacaagccgtaacatggcatcgcatccgataccacacaagcttagaaaagtaacacatttggagatgttacacgacctacattcgaagttgcagctgattggggcgacctatatttactttattgtgtgtaaatggcagatgaaagattccactgactagcattaacttatcaatttagacaaatttgtattatattacatcatttatttatcatccacgtttccgcggcacccctgaggggggcccacggcaccccaggatgccccggcacccctgttgagaaacactgcagtaggctacagtaaactCAGGCTGACCCCTAAGAACAGTTACAAGACATGGCCGCTAGAGGCCGCTGTTGCATTCAATAGTCTCACACAAAAGATATTGCCTATGTTCAGCACATATAAGCACAACATTCCAACTCAAGTGAAAGAAATGCCATTTAAAAActgcaaaaacaaaaaactgctTTGACTATATGTATTCTTATTTCCTGGCATATGcaattgttgttctgtatatttcctgttcactttgtatctgctagtgatgttgactatgattatgtcctcgactgttagtcgctttggttaaaaagcatctgccaaatgcaatgtaatgtaaaattctTATTATATCAACTGTTATTTCAGTTTTGAGTATCATCGTTGTATGGTATGACTACTTTGCAGCtgaaaaaatacacaatacagtgatagtttatttattattattttcatatttcatatgtATTTATGTTCATATTTACCTCCGTTCTCGTTGGTCCAGTAGAGGAAAAGGTTCATGGTTCCCACCTCGGTGATCTGGTGGTCATCACCGTACAGCCACAGCacctgctgacatccatagtccaCAGCTTCATACTGAGCATAGATGGACGCCCCGTAGTTCCTGTATGGAGATAAGACATATGTACCATCAATCAATCCAGCTATGTCCTCAAAAGTGGACACAAGACCTACTGGccgcaatgcattctggttagagaAAGCAGCAATGCGCCATCACGAACGTGGCCATTGACATCCATAGTCCACTGCCTCATACTGCGCATAGATGGATGCGCCGTAGTTCCTGAATGGACATTGGACAGAGGAACTGTAAATCAACTAGTTCCTGCATGGGATTGGACAGAGGACCTGTCAATCAATCAAAAGTGGACACATTAAGACCTGCTGACACTCATAGTCCACCGCCCCATACTGCTCATAGATGGACGCTCTGTAGTTCCTGTATGGACATTTGACAGAGGACATGTCAATCAACTAGTTCTTGCACGGGATTGGACACAGGACACAGTACACAGGAACTGACGATCAAGTTATGTCATCACCGTACAGCCACGGCACCTGCTGACACCCATAGTGTCCACCGCCTCATACTGAGCATAGATGAACGCACCATAGTTCCTGAATGGACATTGGACATAGGGACTGTCAATCAATCAGCAGGACTGTCAGTAGGCTCAGACGACTTTGATGTTGTCGATTGATGTAGACAAAgcgtgtgacctcggaggcgtTCTGCAGACGagcattgaaggggataagcaactgcaggggttgcaagatctgactgcagtcgcattcatcccgcgatagttcatgtgacatgtcacctcgtcgacgcaacatgactgaaatttgtaAGCTTGATAGgcaatctaaccgtcatgcaaaaTGTTCAtacagagtgcattgctgtctgcatgcgcatgcaggcgTTGATgagaaatcgaatgcacttagtGTCAATCAACCTGTTCCTGCTGAAGATTGGACAAATGAACGGACAGTCACAGCCTAACGTCTCATACTGCGCAAAAGATGGACGCACCATAGTTCCTGTGTATGATTGGACACAGGACAATGGCACCACGCCATACTTTGCATAAGTGGATGTTCCATAGTTCTTCATCAAAGACTGGACAAATGACAAAAGCTAGTAAAGGCCCAGAGTTCACACATTTCTACTGATCCAACTTAATGCAGTTAACAGCCTAGTAAAAGAGGGATTTGCCCACAGTGGCATAGTAGGACAAGGCCATGAGTTTGAGTTTGCGTGTTTCCCTATGAATAGGGTCAGAATGAGTAAAACTCCAAAGCCCAGTTGAGAAATTCCCTGACAGAAGTCTATTACAACCAAACATATTTAGGTCAGTTGCTTAGTCAGAATAGCCCAGCAGGCCAAAGCATGTGGTCACAAATCATTCAATGATGCCaacctcctctgtgtgtgtgtgtgtgtgtgtgtgtgtgtgtgtgtgtgtgtgtgtgtgtgtgtgtgtgtgtgtgtgtgtgtgtgtgtgtgtgtgtgtgtgtgtgtgtgtgtgtgtgtgtgtgtgtgtgtgtgtgcgcgtgtttgagacacagagagagaaagaaagaaagaaagaaagaaagaaagaaagaaagaaagaaagaaagaaagaaagaaagaaagaaagaactataAACAGCTTATCAATAATTAGCCCTCCTTCAGCCCACAGGAGTGGAATGGGGGTGTTGATTGCCAAACATTAGTGGCTTTAGTTGTAACAGAGACTTGCggtgcattccagacccaatccaaactagtaggCAAACTGGACATAACTCACACTGAGGGCCGCGCTAGACATACTCAAGCAGAGTACACAGAGTGCTTAGGGAACCATGAGACTGACAAAAAAATGTCATGATAAAAATATTGATTTACATTAcaaaaacatacatttattagttagtagactacctccgccaaggaggtaatgttttcggtcttgttggtttgtctgtctgtttgtctgtctgtttttttgtttgtcagcagcataactcaaaaactaatcaacggaaatggacgaaactttgtggagttgttgataatgacccaaggaacaagtgattaaattctggtggtgatccagaacacgaaccggaaccaggacgtttttttaagattcttcaccattgccggCCTAtagatctagacgcccctagtgaccgcaaattgaattgcaacattccagtttctaactccacaaaaagaaggcagaaagacagggtgtaacatagtcaaatgttttatcaagcAGTTTCCttggtctgcgctctctgagtgcttctagttcttattattatttaattatgaggggggcctcctgactaaTAATGCTTATGGCCTCCAAAACCTTCCATTTTATGTTCTTTATGTTATAACATGACATTGTGTCAACATGAATGTAGCATTATGCCAGAATAATAGCTTTTATGGCTCGTTTCAAAACACCTTGTgaaatgttgccagattgggccatttggcgttttttttctgcagttttatgcccatagaaatcaatgcaatttgttgaaattgtgcGGAATTTAGCGGTGacagtttttgagcaccttttgggcgggatttgatcagacacatctggcaacactgcactgcagtggtcactatagagctcgaaagtcccgccccttagttccgcatttcacgggacctaagctgaccatctaacaacatggtagcgagtaaatattttctgatctcagtcatgatacgcgctgggctacaaatatgctgtttaagaggctagataaagattattcatgcagaagcatcTATGTTTTGTTCTGAAGCCgttggcatgaaaaatgtgaagaaacacagctttctaaaaagtttgggggtttgtacgaaaaagtaagcaaaaatatcagaaccaacatatatggagctcgtggcacaactcgaacaggatcgaaatatcattttaataccgccaatggattacatgctacgactTTCGGCTAAAaatgccgttgaggtcccatgaaatcgggggaagtgacgtcactttcaagctctatggttGTAGAACTCCCACTTCCAACTGCCAGGAACGGCAGCTGAAATATGCAGGTAGGAGAAGTGCAATCTCCTACTagtcaagtcgcctaattccgcccgtccctcctcaatccccccccccccccatttaacAGTGATGACATTTAATTATTTCTACAAGGTTCAAGTCAGGAACAGATATCGTCAtaatacggagtttgtatgcctacaatttgaaacggtaaaGACATTTAAAACCAAGTCaagcggccataaacagcattgtaatgaagggtgtcgtaacggcagcatgagagagatggaactttaatttcgcTACGACATTCTGACttaaaactcgccctggccgcttccccttTCAACTGTAGGACCAAAAATTTGGACCGGGTCTGGAATGGGCTATTAGCCCCACTGGTATACCATGCCAACTtggagaggtgagaggtgagaggaggacagAGCTGATCCCAAAAATACATCCAGTGAATTAAAGACCGTAGAGCAGCATAAACTGCTGGATAATCTGTATTTACACCAGTTTCTTAGAACCATTTAGGAAATGTGGTCGCTCTGAATGAGTTCACATTACTGGCAGGCTGAAGCTGTTGGCCAATGTTTGGTCTTACTGAGCGTGATAGTGCAACAATTGGACTCTAGAACTGCAACGGTGGTGTTCTGGAATGAGCCTACAGTTCCGTGAGTTAGCAAAGTAGGAAGATGAGGAATAGCTGATTACTGATAgggttacatcacattacattacattacattacattacaacacattacTTCACACTTGGCTTACACTTTCCTCCAAGTAAAAGAAGGATCAGGGAGGAAAACATGAGGAAGGGGAGAACAATAAGACCCCTTACCCTCCCATTTTGCAGTCCCCTGTGCCTCCCTTCCATGCCCGTATATATTTGCGGTCAGCCCATAGTGATACCGGTTTGGCCCCTGTGCTGAAGTAGGAGCCTACTGGACTCAGGATGACGAACAGCAGAGCCGAGGAGGGACGCTTCACACCTAGAGACggctgtggacacacacgcacacacacgcacacacatacacacacacacacatacacacacacacacacacacacacacacacacacacacacacacacacacacacacacacacacacacacaaatatacatatcATAAAACAGCAGAGCCTGAGATGGCtgtggacacacgcgcacacacacacacacacacacgcacatgcacacatgcacacgcacacacacacacttttacaatcagatagtcacacacactcatgtgtgcacgcacacacagacacacagacacacacacacacacacacacacacactgacctctgTGCCCAGGAAAGTGGGGCGTATGTAGAGGCTTCCGGAATCGGAGTATGGAACCCAGTCCTGCTCAATCTCCACCAACCGACGGATACACTCCAACAGCTCAGAGCCATCAaaacactacagagagagagagagagaaagagagagatagagagagagagagagagagagagagagagagagagaggcggaaagagacggaaagagacggagagagagatagagagagagagagacggagagagagagagagagagagagagagagagagagagagagaggaatataggaagagagagagaacgagagacagagagagagagggagagggagagagagacagagagagagagagagagagagagagagagagagagagatagatagaaggagacagagagagagagggagagggagagagaagagagagagagagagagagagagagagagagagagagagagagagagagagagagagagagagaaagaaggagagagagggagagggagagagaaagagagagagagagagagagagagagagagagagagagagagagagagagagagggagagggagagagaaagagagagagagagagagagagaaggagacagagagagagagggagagagagagagagagagagagagagagagagagagagatagagagagagagagagagaaccagaaaagaaggaaaaggcaagagaggagaggaagagagagcttcaaatgcagagagagagaaagagagacagagagacagagagagagagacagagacagagagagagagagagagagagagagagagagagagagagggagaaagaaagagagaggaggaaaggatgaATAGAATAATGAGAAGGCAAAACAAAGAGAGTACAAGTAAAGAACGACAagcagaggagatagaggagacgAGTAAGTTGACTGACTGATTCAGATAGTGATTGACTGATTATATGATGAACTGTAATTTTGGCAGTACACATTGATGGGAACAATctgctgagcgtgtgtgtgtgtgtgtgtgtgtgtgtgtgtgtgtgtgtgtgtgtgtgtgtgtgtgtgtgtgtgtgtgtgtgtgtgtgtgtgtgtgtgtgtgtgtgtgtgtgtgtgtgtgtgtgtgtgttcatcatacCGGTAGGCAGGCTCTGTGTGCTGACTtgatcatgagtgtgtgtgtgtgtgtgtgttcctcatacCGGTAGGCAGGCTCTGTGTGCTGActtgatcatgtgtgtgtgtgtgtgtgtgtgtgttcatcatacCGGTAGGCAGGCTCTGTGTGCTGACTTGAGCATGCGCTTCATGTTGAGATCTGGTCTGAAGAGGCGCACTCTCCCATCCGGACCCCTGTACGCTTTCATACCCTcaaacaactacacacacacacacacacacacacacacacacacacacacatatgcaaacacacacacacacacacacacacatgcacacgcacacacacacacacacacacacacacacacacacacacacacacacacacatatgcaaacacacacacacacacacacacacacatgcacacgcacacacacacacacacacacacacacacacacacacacacacacacacacacacacacacacacacagtgagtgtttGGTCATGTTTGTCACTTCGTctgagtcaacacacacacacattcacgcaaagGTCACACGCGCGTCTAACCTGTATTGCGTAGTGCAGTGCTGAGCATGCTGGGTGTATGGACAGGTTTCCAAAGGGCTGTATGCGTGGTCTCTGCCACCCCTCCTGCATCAACTATCTTACCTACAGTATTTCAGTAAaactca contains:
- the bcat1 gene encoding branched-chain-amino-acid aminotransferase, cytosolic, translated to MKAYRGPDGRVRLFRPDLNMKRMLKSAHRACLPCFDGSELLECIRRLVEIEQDWVPYSDSGSLYIRPTFLGTEPSLGVKRPSSALLFVILSPVGSYFSTGAKPVSLWADRKYIRAWKGGTGDCKMGGNYGASIYAQYEAVDYGCQQVLWLYGDDHQITEVGTMNLFLYWTNENGEDELATPPLDGVILPGITRQSILELAQAWGEFKVCERYLTMSDLRRALKDGRVKEMFGSGTACVVSPVGHILYMGENLQIPCPSQNSLASKLMKELTDIQYGRTPSQWSILV